The following are encoded together in the Pelagicoccus enzymogenes genome:
- a CDS encoding YceI family protein — MKKHILAFAATAALGLAPLANAIDFDLEDPKGVNNIVFLLDAPLESINGTATGITGSVSFDPAHPEKTSGKLVVAVDSLSVANPKMVEHMMGGKWLDQANHPTITFELKGLTNVSQDGSKVKGTAKGVMTIKGVSKEMDVPVSLSYLKGKLADRQRTPGDILVIRSNFSVSRSDFDVNAGQQEDKVADEVELRLSVGGFAPY, encoded by the coding sequence ATGAAGAAACATATACTAGCTTTTGCAGCTACTGCAGCACTCGGTCTGGCGCCTTTGGCGAACGCGATCGATTTCGATCTGGAGGATCCCAAGGGGGTCAACAACATCGTCTTCCTCTTGGACGCTCCTTTGGAGTCGATCAACGGCACGGCGACGGGTATTACCGGCAGCGTTTCCTTTGACCCGGCGCATCCGGAAAAGACCAGCGGAAAGCTCGTTGTGGCGGTCGATTCCCTTTCCGTAGCGAACCCCAAGATGGTGGAGCACATGATGGGCGGCAAGTGGCTGGACCAAGCGAACCATCCTACCATCACCTTCGAGCTGAAGGGATTGACCAATGTTTCCCAGGACGGCTCTAAAGTGAAGGGGACCGCCAAGGGAGTGATGACGATCAAGGGCGTAAGCAAGGAGATGGATGTTCCCGTTTCTCTTTCCTATCTCAAGGGCAAGTTGGCCGACCGCCAGCGGACGCCGGGCGACATCCTCGTGATTCGTTCCAACTTCTCCGTCAGCCGTTCCGACTTCGACGTGAACGCTGGCCAACAGGAGGACAAGGTTGCGGACGAGGTCGAGCTTCGCCTCAGCGTAGGAGGCTTTGCCCCTTACTGA
- the htpG gene encoding molecular chaperone HtpG, which translates to MSAQNTEKHEFKAEIKQLLDIVIHSLYTEKEIFVRELISNASDALEKLRHLKITEKDVHQDELELEINIKTDEEAGTLTIQDYGIGLTHEELVENLGTIAHSGSKQFLQALKEGGEKNADLIGQFGVGFYSAFMVATKVEVFTHSWKKDEPGHVWSSDGVGSYEIETSDDTQRGARIVIHLGDDYKDYAKADTVKEIIKRYSSFVQFPIKLNDEKVNTVDALWLRSKSEITDEEYTEFYKFQANAFDEPHYRLHFSADAPLDIKALIFTPKTNPERIGFPRIDPGVALHCRKVLIDSKPTELLPEWLRFLKGVIDSADLPLNISRETMQDNGLTQKLSRVITKRYLKFLKEEAKKRPEQYAEFFKNFGIYLKEGVATDFTYRDDLAKLLYFESSVTEKGKTTSLADYVSRMKDEQKSIYYILGQNRESIESGPYLEGFKARGIEVLFLYEPIDEYVMSNLGTFEEKELTSADQGDIKLDDAPKPEGETLSDDDAKSLCEWLKTAIGDRVKEVKVSERLVSSPVMALSPDAMSTQMRRMMKQMGQDMPMPVEVLFEINPRHELIKNLNTQRSSNEDLAKLIAQQSFDNALVAAGLMEDPKDMVARMYQILEQAATK; encoded by the coding sequence ATGAGCGCACAAAACACCGAAAAGCACGAATTCAAAGCTGAGATCAAACAACTGTTGGATATCGTTATCCACAGCCTCTACACCGAAAAGGAGATCTTCGTCCGCGAACTCATTTCCAACGCTTCCGACGCCTTGGAAAAGCTGCGTCACCTCAAGATCACCGAAAAGGATGTGCATCAGGACGAGCTCGAGCTTGAAATCAACATCAAGACGGACGAGGAAGCCGGCACCCTCACGATCCAGGACTACGGCATCGGACTTACCCACGAAGAGCTCGTGGAAAACCTCGGCACCATCGCCCACTCCGGCTCCAAGCAGTTCCTGCAAGCCCTCAAGGAAGGCGGCGAGAAAAACGCCGACCTCATCGGCCAGTTCGGCGTCGGCTTCTACTCCGCCTTCATGGTGGCCACCAAGGTCGAAGTCTTCACCCACTCCTGGAAGAAGGACGAACCCGGCCACGTCTGGTCCTCCGACGGGGTCGGCTCCTACGAGATCGAAACCTCCGACGACACCCAGCGCGGCGCCCGCATCGTCATCCACCTCGGCGACGACTACAAGGACTACGCCAAGGCCGACACCGTCAAGGAGATCATCAAACGCTACTCCTCCTTCGTCCAGTTCCCCATCAAGCTCAACGACGAGAAGGTCAACACCGTCGACGCTCTCTGGCTGCGCTCTAAGTCCGAAATCACCGACGAGGAATACACCGAATTCTACAAGTTCCAAGCCAACGCCTTCGACGAGCCGCACTACCGCCTGCACTTCTCCGCAGACGCCCCGCTCGACATCAAGGCCCTCATCTTCACTCCAAAGACCAATCCCGAGCGCATCGGCTTCCCTCGCATCGACCCCGGCGTCGCCCTGCACTGCCGCAAGGTCCTCATCGACTCCAAGCCCACCGAACTGCTCCCTGAATGGCTGCGCTTCCTCAAGGGCGTCATCGACTCCGCCGACCTTCCGCTCAACATCTCCCGCGAGACGATGCAGGACAACGGCCTCACCCAGAAGCTCAGCCGCGTCATCACCAAGCGCTACCTCAAGTTCCTCAAGGAAGAGGCTAAGAAGCGCCCAGAGCAGTACGCCGAATTCTTCAAGAACTTCGGCATCTACCTCAAGGAAGGCGTCGCCACCGACTTCACCTACCGCGACGACCTCGCCAAGCTCCTCTACTTCGAGTCCTCCGTCACCGAAAAGGGCAAGACCACCAGCCTCGCTGACTACGTCTCCCGCATGAAGGACGAGCAAAAGAGCATCTACTACATCCTCGGCCAAAATCGCGAGTCCATCGAGTCCGGCCCCTACCTCGAAGGCTTCAAGGCCCGCGGCATCGAAGTGCTCTTCCTCTACGAGCCCATCGACGAATACGTCATGTCCAACCTCGGCACTTTCGAGGAAAAGGAGCTCACCTCCGCCGACCAAGGCGACATCAAGCTCGACGACGCCCCCAAGCCCGAAGGCGAAACCCTCTCCGACGACGACGCCAAGTCTCTCTGCGAGTGGCTCAAGACCGCCATCGGCGACCGTGTCAAGGAAGTCAAAGTCTCTGAGCGCCTCGTCAGCAGCCCGGTCATGGCCCTCTCTCCCGACGCCATGTCCACCCAGATGCGCCGCATGATGAAGCAAATGGGACAAGACATGCCCATGCCTGTTGAAGTGCTCTTCGAGATCAACCCGCGCCACGAGCTTATCAAGAATCTGAATACGCAGCGTTCCAGCAACGAAGACCTCGCCAAGCTCATCGCCCAGCAGTCCTTCGACAACGCGCTGGTAGCAGCCGGTCTCATGGAAGACCCCAAGGACATGGTCGCCCGCATGTACCAGATCCTCGAACAAGCCGCCACCAAGTAA
- a CDS encoding carbohydrate binding domain-containing protein, which yields MKLQVFKILSLVGLPFLSMAHLTAAEMKVFDWNGPVYQSHRGFPNDTPPIENGDWVSPINYAGGTFYTRIEIRSQPVAQDMHLQMGVWQEKNGDRFGLESTTKQVLVKGTPGTIVTAEQALDRMWKKDGISIEWHRPRYRMGIAVKKTDGRPVSDFQGWNWNGEDPSKWYPLDLRYTVVVVSEGSTFSGWENYIDGETPEPKPDPEPDPDPEPDPEPASDLVSNGTFEEDLKSWSFYTNGSGGAKTISPGNTGSQKALELAIDKVGSNIQLYQYDLQLKANTDYTLSFDGYSSSGNDLRVSLGRHTSPYTNYGLSRERVNLTKGWQTHTLNFTTRGFNNSVSNGRLFFWLASDARNGDRYYLDNVRLYEAGSTPEPEPDPEPEPDPEPDPEPEPEPEPEPEPSPIPDDSVLRNGGFDSNLYFWNFYTSGSGYMKLDFTGNGTGNAALIALNATGSNVQLFQSNIQLAPNATYELTFSAYSNSGHDFRVSLGKHDAPYTNYGLNREVVDLTTAWKTYTIRFDTMNFSRWVSNGRLYFWFADDARPGDWYYLDQISLTKVD from the coding sequence ATGAAATTACAGGTATTCAAGATTCTAAGCCTAGTCGGCTTGCCGTTCCTTTCAATGGCACACCTAACTGCGGCTGAGATGAAAGTGTTCGACTGGAACGGACCCGTCTACCAAAGCCACCGAGGCTTCCCCAATGACACGCCCCCTATCGAAAACGGGGATTGGGTGAGCCCCATCAACTACGCCGGCGGGACTTTCTACACTCGAATCGAGATTCGCAGCCAGCCGGTTGCCCAAGACATGCATCTCCAAATGGGAGTTTGGCAGGAAAAAAATGGCGACAGGTTCGGGTTGGAATCCACCACCAAGCAAGTGCTGGTCAAAGGAACTCCCGGCACCATCGTCACCGCAGAGCAAGCCCTAGATCGGATGTGGAAAAAGGATGGCATTTCCATAGAGTGGCACAGGCCTCGCTATCGCATGGGCATCGCGGTGAAAAAAACCGACGGACGCCCCGTCAGCGATTTCCAGGGTTGGAACTGGAACGGCGAAGACCCCTCCAAGTGGTACCCGCTAGACCTTCGCTATACCGTCGTTGTCGTGTCGGAGGGCAGTACCTTCTCGGGCTGGGAAAACTACATCGACGGTGAAACACCCGAGCCAAAGCCGGATCCCGAGCCAGACCCCGATCCTGAACCGGATCCAGAGCCGGCAAGTGACCTCGTCTCCAACGGCACCTTCGAGGAGGACCTGAAATCTTGGAGCTTCTATACCAACGGATCCGGGGGAGCGAAGACAATTAGCCCCGGAAATACGGGCTCCCAAAAAGCTCTGGAACTGGCGATCGACAAGGTCGGATCGAATATACAGCTCTACCAGTACGATCTCCAGCTCAAGGCCAACACCGACTACACGCTTTCCTTCGACGGCTACTCAAGCTCAGGGAACGACCTGCGCGTCTCCCTAGGCCGTCACACCTCCCCCTACACCAACTATGGCCTCAGCCGAGAGAGGGTGAACCTGACAAAGGGATGGCAAACGCATACGTTGAACTTCACGACACGCGGGTTTAACAACTCCGTCTCGAACGGCCGTCTGTTCTTCTGGCTGGCCAGTGACGCCCGAAACGGTGACCGCTACTACCTCGACAACGTGCGACTCTACGAAGCAGGCTCAACCCCCGAACCCGAGCCAGATCCTGAACCAGAACCCGATCCAGAACCAGATCCCGAACCGGAACCAGAGCCCGAACCGGAGCCAGAGCCCTCTCCCATCCCGGACGATAGCGTCCTGCGGAACGGTGGCTTCGATTCGAATCTCTATTTTTGGAATTTCTATACAAGCGGATCCGGATACATGAAGCTAGACTTCACAGGCAACGGGACGGGCAATGCCGCCTTGATCGCCCTCAACGCGACGGGCTCCAATGTTCAACTCTTCCAATCGAACATCCAGCTCGCTCCAAACGCCACATACGAACTCACCTTCTCAGCGTATTCTAATTCTGGACACGACTTCCGCGTGTCACTCGGCAAGCACGACGCGCCCTATACGAACTACGGGCTCAACCGCGAGGTCGTGGACCTGACGACAGCTTGGAAAACCTACACCATCCGCTTCGACACCATGAACTTCAGCAGGTGGGTTTCAAACGGAAGGCTCTACTTCTGGTTCGCCGATGACGCCAGACCCGGCGATTGGTACTACCTCGACCAAATCAGTCTCACCAAGGTGGACTAA
- a CDS encoding efflux RND transporter periplasmic adaptor subunit, giving the protein MSKPSLGFLKREPQTSTPRKASKRQKLATWAIPTGIAIAVLVLLAVLFGEQLLPARSVQLETVATLAASERSPSPAPQPSPTKEISFQGAMLFQASGWIEAFPQTTKATALVSGVVKDVMVLQGELVEKGDLIATLIDDDAQLDLQTATAAVAAAKAKRNANVEAQKSQAASSRRLQHELNAANARLVYLEEQARSRSDLGSRAVSALQILEASQEVESQKANIAALQAQIEEAEAEANRLEQVSQELSALVTAAETELQRRQLALDRTRIVAPISGRISELFVVPGQQRMHGADDPHSADIAHLYDPQQLQARIDVPLAEASAIAIGQPVHLRTNFLPDQKFRGQVIRIDGRADLQRNTLQAKVRLLDNDPRLRPDMLCRAEFLATTAASNNPSLSSAQGPTRVRIFVPESALADQTGSQAHVWVVDASGKRIEKRRLELGGERRENYRLVITGLRAGDRVVTQPAADLQEGERIRQATAN; this is encoded by the coding sequence ATGTCGAAACCATCGCTTGGCTTCCTAAAACGGGAACCGCAAACAAGCACGCCCCGCAAGGCGAGCAAACGCCAAAAACTCGCAACCTGGGCCATTCCCACAGGGATCGCTATCGCGGTCCTAGTCTTGCTGGCAGTCCTTTTCGGCGAGCAACTCCTCCCTGCCCGCAGCGTCCAACTAGAGACGGTCGCCACCTTGGCTGCAAGCGAACGCTCGCCCTCACCGGCCCCGCAACCTTCTCCTACCAAGGAGATCTCCTTCCAAGGAGCCATGCTCTTCCAAGCCTCCGGCTGGATCGAGGCCTTCCCGCAAACCACCAAAGCCACCGCCCTCGTCTCTGGCGTCGTGAAAGATGTAATGGTTCTGCAAGGCGAGCTCGTGGAAAAAGGCGACCTCATCGCGACCCTTATCGACGACGACGCTCAACTCGACCTGCAAACCGCGACTGCGGCCGTAGCTGCAGCCAAAGCCAAGCGCAACGCCAACGTGGAAGCGCAAAAATCCCAGGCCGCCAGCAGCCGACGCCTGCAACATGAATTAAACGCCGCCAACGCTCGCCTTGTCTATCTCGAGGAGCAAGCCCGCAGCCGAAGCGACCTCGGAAGCCGCGCCGTATCCGCACTGCAGATACTTGAAGCGAGCCAAGAAGTGGAATCGCAAAAAGCGAACATCGCCGCCCTGCAAGCTCAAATCGAAGAAGCGGAAGCCGAGGCCAATCGCCTGGAACAAGTTTCCCAGGAACTCTCCGCTCTAGTCACCGCTGCGGAGACGGAGCTCCAACGCCGCCAGCTCGCCCTCGACCGCACTCGCATTGTCGCTCCCATCTCCGGCCGCATCTCCGAACTCTTCGTAGTGCCAGGACAACAACGAATGCACGGAGCAGACGATCCGCACTCTGCCGACATCGCCCACCTCTATGACCCCCAGCAACTGCAAGCCCGCATCGACGTCCCCCTCGCAGAAGCGTCCGCCATCGCCATAGGCCAGCCCGTTCACCTCCGCACCAATTTTCTCCCAGACCAAAAATTCCGCGGCCAAGTCATCCGCATCGACGGCCGGGCCGACCTCCAACGCAATACCCTGCAAGCCAAGGTTCGTCTCCTCGACAACGACCCGCGCCTCCGTCCCGACATGCTATGCCGGGCCGAATTCCTTGCCACAACCGCCGCAAGCAACAACCCAAGCCTCAGCTCCGCACAAGGCCCCACCCGCGTGCGCATCTTCGTACCGGAGTCGGCCCTCGCCGACCAAACCGGCTCGCAGGCCCACGTTTGGGTCGTCGACGCATCGGGCAAGCGAATCGAAAAGCGCCGTTTGGAACTGGGCGGCGAGCGACGCGAAAACTACCGCCTCGTCATCACTGGCTTGCGGGCCGGCGATCGCGTCGTGACCCAGCCCGCCGCCGACTTGCAAGAAGGCGAACGGATACGCCAAGCCACCGCCAACTAA
- a CDS encoding ABC transporter ATP-binding protein, with the protein MDTTPFIRCRQLSKSYQKGSNTVTPLQELDLDVPSGEFLALMGPSGSGKTTLLNLIAGIDQPTSGELVVDGRNLTTLSRADLTRWRSQHCGYIFQLYHLVPILTAFENVELPLLLDKSLSRRERHDRVAGALDLVGIADRADHRPSELSGGQEQRVAIARAIVADPGLLVADEPTGDLDSVSARQILELLQSLASDHGKTIVMVTHDAKAAAAASRTLHLEKGRLEETPEALAPQFD; encoded by the coding sequence ATGGATACAACACCTTTCATACGCTGCCGCCAGCTCAGCAAGAGCTACCAAAAAGGGTCCAACACTGTCACCCCGCTGCAAGAGCTCGACCTCGATGTACCCAGCGGAGAGTTCCTCGCCCTCATGGGACCTTCCGGTTCCGGCAAGACCACCTTGCTCAATCTCATCGCCGGCATCGACCAGCCCACCTCAGGTGAACTGGTGGTAGACGGACGCAACCTCACCACCCTCTCGCGAGCCGATCTCACTCGCTGGCGCTCCCAGCACTGCGGGTATATTTTCCAGCTCTACCATCTCGTGCCCATCCTCACCGCATTCGAGAACGTGGAACTCCCCTTGCTGCTCGACAAATCCTTGTCCCGCCGCGAGCGCCACGACCGCGTGGCGGGAGCGCTCGATTTGGTAGGCATCGCCGACCGCGCCGACCACCGCCCCTCCGAATTATCAGGAGGGCAAGAACAGCGCGTCGCTATCGCCCGCGCCATCGTGGCCGACCCGGGCTTGCTCGTAGCCGACGAGCCAACTGGCGACCTCGACAGCGTATCCGCCCGACAAATACTCGAACTCCTGCAAAGCCTCGCCAGCGACCACGGCAAAACCATCGTCATGGTCACGCACGATGCCAAAGCCGCGGCCGCCGCCAGCCGCACCTTGCACCTCGAGAAAGGCCGCCTCGAGGAAACTCCCGAAGCCCTCGCCCCACAATTCGACTGA
- a CDS encoding ABC transporter permease, which yields MHTLRKLSALALKQLLRNRLRSILTVLGVAIGMFLYAAVETMQSSLKSVTQSSPDDNTLVVYRENRFCPSTSRLPEHYQSEIERIDGVVEALPIQIAVNNCGASLDVITFRGVPTDSLQAYNPDIEITAGSFEQWRNRSDAALVGQHFAQRRGLQPGDQFEAVGVRVWVAGIISSPEPQDNNVAYVHLPFLQQASRIGLGLVTQFNVRVADASNLQTVADQIDALFAADQSPTDTRPEKAFFAQTASELVELVGFTRWLGLGAVLAVLGLVANALLLAARSRVKESAILQTVGFSRSSVAQVMVWEGVFLGLAGGLLGSLSAALFFRLKSFTLGNEGLTLALRPQLPVILSGLLVAIALGLLASLWPAYVAARKPIVESLRSA from the coding sequence ATGCATACACTGCGAAAACTCAGTGCCCTCGCCCTGAAGCAACTGCTGCGCAATCGGCTGCGAAGCATCCTGACCGTGCTCGGCGTAGCAATCGGCATGTTTCTCTACGCCGCCGTAGAGACCATGCAAAGCTCGCTCAAGTCGGTCACCCAATCTAGTCCCGACGACAATACTCTTGTCGTCTACCGGGAAAACCGCTTCTGCCCCTCCACCTCACGCTTGCCCGAGCACTACCAAAGCGAAATCGAGCGAATCGACGGAGTTGTCGAAGCCCTGCCCATACAAATCGCCGTCAACAACTGCGGAGCCAGCCTCGACGTGATTACTTTTCGCGGCGTGCCCACAGACTCACTACAGGCCTACAATCCCGACATAGAAATAACAGCGGGATCCTTCGAACAATGGCGAAACCGCAGCGACGCCGCCCTAGTAGGGCAACACTTCGCCCAACGACGCGGCTTGCAGCCAGGCGACCAGTTCGAGGCGGTCGGCGTGCGGGTCTGGGTGGCCGGCATCATCAGCTCCCCCGAACCTCAGGACAACAACGTCGCCTACGTCCACCTTCCCTTCCTGCAACAAGCTTCGCGGATCGGCTTGGGACTCGTCACCCAGTTCAATGTACGCGTGGCAGACGCGTCGAATCTGCAAACGGTCGCCGATCAGATCGACGCCCTTTTCGCCGCCGACCAATCTCCCACCGACACCCGCCCCGAAAAAGCATTCTTCGCCCAAACCGCCAGCGAATTAGTCGAGCTGGTGGGCTTCACCCGCTGGCTGGGCCTCGGCGCCGTGCTTGCGGTACTCGGCCTCGTGGCCAACGCCCTCCTCCTCGCTGCCCGTTCACGCGTCAAGGAGAGCGCCATCCTGCAAACCGTCGGCTTCTCCCGCAGCTCGGTGGCCCAAGTGATGGTTTGGGAAGGCGTTTTCCTCGGACTCGCAGGCGGTCTGCTCGGCAGCCTTTCAGCCGCCCTCTTTTTCCGGCTCAAGAGTTTCACCTTGGGCAACGAGGGCCTCACCCTCGCCCTACGCCCGCAGCTTCCCGTCATCCTTTCGGGACTGCTCGTCGCCATCGCTCTCGGCCTGCTCGCCTCCCTTTGGCCCGCCTACGTCGCGGCTCGCAAACCGATCGTGGAATCTTTACGCAGCGCCTAA
- a CDS encoding ABC transporter permease, which translates to MLPFSYAIRNLLRDPTRLLQKVCGAALVVFLVFAAGAFNGGMERVLQATGSEQNVILLGAGSEESVERSEVAVQAETLVAAGIRGIDTRAGVPAVSGEVHYMGKVTLSDGEESQALLRGVTPSAFEVHREVRIIEGHFPGPGEIIVGRLAYRTLKADTQELAVGQSLEFEGQQLKVVGHFDAPGTVLESEVWLNRSDLMTLTQRDNLSCVVVRMADADHFARADLFARQRLDLELVALRETEYYGKLAAFYAPIRGMTWLTAVLVAVGAALGGMNMLYAAFASRIREIATLQAIGYSRVSIFSSLLQESLLAALLGTLLASFMAVMLLEGVTVNFSIGTFRLLLTPNVIGLALLSGLLLGSLGAIPPALRCLRAPLPKALRSS; encoded by the coding sequence ATGCTCCCTTTCAGCTACGCCATTAGAAATCTCCTGCGAGACCCCACCCGACTCCTGCAAAAAGTGTGCGGAGCCGCCTTGGTGGTCTTCCTCGTCTTCGCCGCCGGGGCCTTCAATGGCGGCATGGAACGGGTGCTGCAAGCCACCGGCTCCGAGCAAAACGTCATCTTGCTGGGGGCCGGTTCCGAGGAAAGCGTCGAACGCAGCGAGGTCGCGGTTCAAGCTGAAACGCTGGTAGCCGCCGGTATCCGCGGCATCGATACGCGTGCCGGCGTCCCCGCTGTGTCCGGAGAAGTCCACTACATGGGAAAGGTCACGCTCTCCGACGGCGAGGAGTCGCAAGCCCTACTGCGCGGCGTCACTCCCTCAGCGTTCGAAGTGCACCGCGAGGTCCGCATCATTGAGGGACACTTTCCGGGGCCGGGAGAAATCATTGTCGGACGCCTCGCCTACCGCACGCTCAAGGCGGATACCCAAGAATTGGCGGTCGGACAAAGCCTCGAATTCGAGGGACAACAACTCAAAGTCGTCGGCCACTTCGACGCGCCGGGCACGGTCCTAGAATCTGAAGTCTGGCTCAACCGAAGCGACCTGATGACACTCACCCAACGCGACAACCTTTCCTGCGTAGTGGTTCGCATGGCAGACGCGGACCACTTTGCCCGAGCAGACCTCTTCGCGCGTCAACGCCTCGACCTCGAACTCGTCGCCCTTCGCGAAACCGAATACTACGGCAAGCTCGCCGCATTCTACGCCCCCATTCGCGGCATGACATGGCTCACCGCCGTGCTCGTCGCGGTGGGAGCAGCTCTCGGCGGAATGAACATGCTCTACGCAGCTTTCGCTTCCCGGATCCGCGAAATCGCGACCCTGCAAGCCATCGGATACTCCCGCGTATCGATTTTCTCTTCTCTGCTGCAAGAAAGCCTGCTCGCCGCCCTCCTGGGCACCCTGCTCGCTTCGTTCATGGCAGTGATGCTTCTCGAAGGCGTGACCGTAAATTTCTCTATCGGAACCTTTCGCCTCCTGCTCACTCCCAACGTGATAGGCTTGGCCTTGCTCTCCGGCTTGCTCCTTGGTTCGCTCGGAGCCATACCGCCAGCCCTCCGCTGCCTGCGAGCCCCCCTTCCCAAGGCCCTTCGTTCCAGCTAA
- a CDS encoding TonB family protein: protein MSLEEKSDSELLNRFCSERSETAFTLLVERHLRVVFAVAQNRLGGDAQLAEDVCQIVFSQLARSAKSLRHHGNVKAWLFKTSHFTAAKLVRSQVRQKMREHDYEYVRDPSLPEEKENLTQFIDESIEQLPQADQEVLLLRFFESMDYKSIGIRLSMEPNTARMKVERALDKLQASFKKRGIVTTGAALSAAFSTYANCSLPAYLATSVVNVSVANLGGLATVGLVSALKLPLAATAAILLTGIAIERQSTDAAMESKVAVEQVAHTQAEHIESPPTTSPSDSNPDAIDLAYAALDNDATVLAQRLEEIELEIQKLHNRRPSSEKIYSISELDTKPTASAIRMADYPVSHLATKEKGKAVIEFVLGTDGTTSDLRVITATHPDFGKSALEAIAGSEFTPGRIGATAVQSRVRIPIMFTPNPAEDQAETQTWF from the coding sequence ATGTCCCTGGAGGAAAAATCCGATTCCGAATTACTCAACCGCTTCTGCTCCGAACGATCGGAAACTGCTTTCACCCTGCTCGTCGAGCGTCATCTACGAGTCGTGTTCGCAGTCGCCCAAAACCGTCTCGGTGGCGATGCCCAATTGGCGGAAGACGTTTGCCAGATCGTGTTTTCCCAACTCGCCCGCAGTGCCAAAAGCCTAAGGCATCATGGTAACGTCAAAGCTTGGCTCTTCAAAACGAGCCACTTCACCGCTGCCAAACTAGTTCGATCGCAGGTTCGCCAGAAAATGAGAGAACATGATTACGAATACGTGCGCGATCCCTCGCTCCCCGAGGAGAAAGAAAACCTGACGCAGTTTATCGACGAGTCCATCGAACAGCTACCCCAAGCAGACCAAGAGGTGCTACTCCTTCGCTTCTTCGAATCGATGGACTACAAATCGATCGGGATACGTCTAAGCATGGAACCAAACACAGCTCGCATGAAAGTAGAGCGGGCCCTCGACAAACTGCAGGCGAGTTTCAAGAAGAGAGGCATTGTAACAACCGGAGCAGCCTTGAGCGCCGCCTTCAGCACCTACGCAAACTGCTCACTGCCTGCCTATCTGGCAACAAGCGTGGTAAACGTGAGCGTAGCGAACCTCGGCGGTCTTGCGACCGTAGGTCTCGTATCCGCCCTTAAACTACCTTTAGCGGCAACCGCTGCCATCCTACTAACGGGTATCGCAATAGAGCGCCAAAGCACTGATGCGGCTATGGAATCAAAGGTAGCCGTTGAACAAGTTGCTCACACCCAAGCAGAGCATATCGAGTCACCACCCACTACAAGTCCAAGCGATAGTAATCCCGACGCTATCGATCTCGCCTACGCTGCCTTGGACAACGACGCGACCGTGCTCGCTCAGCGGCTTGAAGAAATCGAACTCGAAATTCAGAAGCTGCATAACAGAAGGCCGTCGTCGGAAAAGATCTATAGCATCAGCGAATTGGATACAAAACCAACCGCTTCGGCAATTCGCATGGCTGATTACCCAGTTAGCCATCTGGCAACCAAAGAAAAAGGGAAAGCTGTAATCGAATTCGTACTCGGCACCGATGGAACGACCAGTGATCTGCGGGTCATAACCGCAACCCATCCTGACTTCGGAAAAAGCGCTTTAGAAGCGATCGCAGGGAGCGAATTCACGCCCGGTAGAATCGGTGCCACCGCTGTTCAATCCAGAGTGCGGATACCCATCATGTTCACTCCAAATCCAGCCGAGGACCAAGCTGAAACCCAAACCTGGTTCTAA